From Microbacterium invictum, the proteins below share one genomic window:
- a CDS encoding BglG family transcription antiterminator, with amino-acid sequence MRDGLMRDGEWVTAAALADTIGVTPRSIRSYVTALNARVPGAVVVESGPHGYRAGPDVHAALRVSEPATPRDRLHRIVRTMLAAPDGIDVFETAEQFHVSPATLEADLGRVRALLGGTELVLERTASRARLHGTEMAQRRLLSRLAHDETEDAAFDLEALRRALGEESLGAAAFGPFKTELVAGLGELGYFVNEFGLGDVMVHIAITADRVARGHALETAGAGESEALASISALLDRLSTQHLGVRLGDGDRRHLAALVQTRVIAPGAAQPASVIRDRVAPEVADAVRDVVARAAAEFLVDIDHEDFVLRLALHVQNLRERAREQAWSRNPLTRSLKTTYPMIFEVAVFIADGLRGLLGIPLLDDEIAYIAMHVGGRLERSRRAGELLTATIVCPGYYELHELLRSSVDRSLGQAIHVVEVETRVDPDWASFGTDLVLTTIDAPGGDDRVVWIQPFLTEADVERVQAAAARVRRARRLARLRAELERYFSPDAFVHPVAGSEESVIRELGAKLVGQGVIDDDYVERTLEREKLSSTAFTDALAVPHALGMTATRTAIAIGIADPSLPWGDGRVQVVAMVAFSESDRAAFQTVFEQLVEVFSERESVQRIVRRGTTFAAFLDELVAVVDG; translated from the coding sequence ATGCGCGATGGACTCATGCGCGATGGGGAATGGGTCACCGCCGCGGCGCTCGCCGACACGATCGGTGTGACGCCGCGCAGCATCCGCAGCTACGTGACGGCCCTCAACGCGCGGGTCCCGGGCGCCGTCGTGGTCGAGTCCGGTCCGCACGGGTATCGGGCCGGACCCGACGTGCACGCGGCGCTGCGGGTCAGCGAGCCCGCCACGCCACGCGACCGGCTGCACCGGATCGTGCGCACGATGCTCGCCGCGCCGGACGGGATCGACGTGTTCGAGACGGCCGAGCAGTTCCACGTGAGTCCCGCGACCCTCGAGGCAGACCTGGGGCGAGTGCGGGCACTGTTGGGCGGCACCGAGCTGGTGCTGGAGCGCACCGCGTCGCGGGCGCGACTGCACGGCACCGAGATGGCGCAGCGGCGGCTGCTGAGCCGGCTCGCACACGATGAGACCGAGGACGCCGCGTTCGACCTCGAGGCACTGCGACGGGCGCTCGGGGAGGAGTCGCTCGGCGCCGCGGCCTTCGGCCCGTTCAAGACCGAGCTGGTCGCGGGCCTGGGCGAACTCGGCTACTTCGTCAACGAGTTCGGTCTCGGCGATGTCATGGTACACATCGCCATCACGGCCGATCGAGTCGCCCGCGGTCATGCGCTGGAGACCGCCGGGGCGGGGGAGTCGGAGGCACTGGCATCCATCAGCGCACTGCTCGACCGCCTCAGCACCCAGCATCTGGGGGTGCGCCTCGGCGACGGCGACCGGCGCCATCTGGCCGCGCTCGTGCAGACCCGCGTGATCGCGCCGGGAGCGGCGCAGCCGGCCTCCGTGATCCGCGACCGCGTCGCCCCGGAGGTGGCCGACGCGGTGCGGGATGTCGTGGCGCGGGCAGCGGCGGAGTTCCTCGTCGACATCGACCACGAGGACTTCGTGCTGCGGCTGGCCCTGCACGTGCAGAACCTGCGGGAGCGGGCGCGGGAGCAGGCGTGGTCGCGCAACCCGCTGACCCGGTCGCTGAAGACGACGTACCCGATGATCTTCGAGGTCGCGGTGTTCATCGCCGACGGGCTGCGCGGACTGCTGGGCATTCCGCTGCTCGACGACGAGATCGCGTACATCGCGATGCATGTCGGCGGGCGGCTCGAACGCAGCCGGCGCGCCGGTGAGCTGCTGACGGCGACCATCGTCTGCCCCGGCTACTACGAACTCCACGAGCTGCTGCGGTCGAGCGTGGACCGGTCGCTCGGCCAAGCGATCCACGTCGTCGAGGTCGAGACGCGGGTCGACCCGGACTGGGCGTCGTTCGGCACCGACCTGGTGCTCACCACGATCGACGCGCCGGGCGGAGACGACCGGGTCGTGTGGATCCAGCCGTTCTTGACGGAAGCCGATGTCGAACGCGTGCAGGCGGCGGCCGCCCGGGTGCGCCGCGCGCGGCGCCTCGCCCGGCTGCGTGCCGAGCTCGAGCGCTACTTCTCGCCGGACGCATTCGTGCACCCGGTCGCGGGATCCGAAGAGTCCGTGATCCGCGAGCTCGGTGCGAAACTGGTGGGCCAGGGGGTGATCGACGACGACTACGTCGAGCGCACGCTCGAGCGCGAGAAGCTGTCATCGACCGCCTTCACCGACGCGCTCGCCGTGCCGCACGCGCTCGGCATGACCGCCACCCGCACCGCGATCGCGATCGGCATCGCCGACCCGTCGCTGCCGTGGGGCGACGGCCGCGTCCAGGTCGTCGCGATGGTGGCGTTCAGCGAGTCCGACCGCGCGGCGTTCCAGACGGTGTTCGAACAGCTCGTCGAGGTTTTCAGCGAGCGCGAGAGCGTCCAGCGGATCGTGCGTCGCGGCACCACCTTCGCGGCGTTCCTGGACGAGCTCGTCGCCGTCGTGGACGGCTAG
- a CDS encoding PTS sugar transporter subunit IIB, protein MKILVVCGAGASSTFVAQRLRHAAQARGRDISAIAGTEQSLPIDLDDADIVLVGPHLHTSLERIRRQASVRGARVILLPPEAFTDLDGTRTLDLVDAALNEDGAR, encoded by the coding sequence ATGAAGATCCTCGTGGTTTGTGGCGCGGGAGCGTCGAGCACGTTCGTCGCGCAGCGGTTGCGGCATGCGGCACAAGCGCGGGGTCGGGACATCAGCGCGATCGCAGGAACCGAGCAGTCGCTGCCGATCGATCTCGACGACGCCGACATCGTGCTGGTCGGGCCGCACCTGCACACGTCCCTCGAGCGCATCCGACGTCAGGCTTCCGTACGCGGGGCACGCGTGATCCTGCTGCCACCCGAGGCGTTCACCGACCTGGACGGCACCCGGACCCTCGACCTCGTCGACGCCGCGCTCAACGAAGACGGTGCACGATGA
- a CDS encoding HPr family phosphocarrier protein has protein sequence MTQATRTIRVGSKNGLHARPAKLFAQAVKDAGIPVTVSKGSGAPVNAASILGVIALGVEYGDYLTLTAEGDSAESVLDTLAELLTTDHDE, from the coding sequence ATGACACAGGCCACCCGCACGATCCGGGTCGGATCGAAGAACGGACTCCACGCGCGCCCCGCGAAGCTGTTCGCCCAGGCGGTGAAGGATGCCGGGATTCCGGTCACGGTCTCGAAAGGCTCCGGGGCTCCGGTCAACGCCGCGAGCATCCTCGGCGTCATCGCGCTCGGCGTGGAGTACGGCGACTATCTGACCCTCACGGCCGAGGGCGACAGTGCCGAGAGCGTGCTGGACACCCTGGCCGAACTGCTGACCACCGATCACGACGAATGA
- the ptsP gene encoding phosphoenolpyruvate--protein phosphotransferase, which translates to MSELRGVGIGLGVAQGPVARMAEPLPAPEDVASALSQDEELARVREAVAGVARELEERGSKAGGAAQEVLEAQAMMAEDPTLDQEVATRVAAGKTGEFAVHDAFATFRDMLAAMGGYLGERAADLDDVAQRVIARLRGLPAPGVPDPGHPFVLVAKDLAPADTALLDLDKVLALVTSEGGPTSHTAILAREKSIVAVVGVAEAPGLADGESVIVDAAKGVVTTQPTADELTQAQNRAEARRNAASAPITPGALADGTAIPLLANLGKPGGAAEAVELGAEGVGLFRTEFLFLSASQAPTVDEQTKAYTELLQTFPGKKVVVRALDAGADKPLAFLNDAHEENPALGLRGLRALRASEDILREQLTALANADKATDADLWVMAPMVSTVEETEYFVTLARDYGIKTAGVMVEVPSSAIMADKVLAIADFASIGTNDLTQYTLAADRLLGSVASFQDPWHPAVLSLVKATADGGAANGKPVGICGEAAADPLLAVVLVGLGAATLSMAPTALADVRASLLQYTRDDAERIAAAALAASDAASARTAAQAAAETPAD; encoded by the coding sequence ATGAGCGAACTGCGCGGAGTCGGAATCGGGCTCGGAGTGGCGCAGGGACCGGTAGCCCGCATGGCCGAGCCGCTGCCGGCGCCGGAGGACGTGGCCAGCGCCCTGTCTCAGGATGAGGAGCTCGCGCGGGTGCGCGAAGCGGTCGCCGGGGTGGCGCGAGAGCTCGAAGAGCGCGGGTCGAAGGCCGGCGGCGCCGCCCAGGAGGTGCTGGAGGCGCAGGCGATGATGGCCGAGGACCCCACGCTCGACCAGGAGGTCGCGACCCGGGTCGCCGCCGGCAAGACCGGCGAGTTCGCCGTGCACGACGCCTTCGCCACGTTCCGCGACATGCTCGCGGCGATGGGGGGCTATCTCGGCGAGCGCGCCGCCGACCTCGACGACGTCGCCCAGCGGGTCATCGCGCGACTGCGCGGCCTGCCCGCCCCGGGCGTCCCCGACCCCGGCCACCCGTTCGTGCTCGTCGCGAAGGATCTGGCCCCGGCCGACACCGCCCTGCTCGATCTCGACAAGGTGCTCGCCCTGGTGACCAGCGAGGGCGGGCCCACCTCGCACACCGCCATCCTCGCGCGGGAGAAGTCCATCGTCGCGGTGGTCGGCGTTGCCGAGGCGCCGGGTCTCGCCGACGGCGAGTCGGTGATCGTCGATGCCGCCAAGGGCGTCGTGACCACTCAGCCCACCGCTGATGAGCTCACTCAGGCGCAGAACCGTGCCGAAGCACGCCGCAACGCGGCATCCGCCCCCATCACCCCCGGAGCGCTCGCGGACGGCACCGCCATCCCGCTGCTGGCCAACCTCGGCAAGCCCGGTGGCGCGGCCGAGGCGGTCGAGCTCGGTGCCGAGGGCGTGGGCCTGTTCCGCACCGAGTTCCTGTTCCTGTCGGCGTCGCAGGCGCCCACGGTCGACGAGCAGACCAAGGCGTACACCGAACTGCTGCAGACGTTCCCGGGCAAGAAGGTGGTGGTGCGGGCGCTGGATGCCGGTGCCGACAAGCCGCTCGCCTTCCTCAACGACGCGCACGAAGAGAACCCGGCACTGGGCCTGCGGGGCCTGCGCGCGCTACGCGCCAGCGAAGACATCCTGCGCGAGCAGCTCACCGCGCTGGCGAACGCCGACAAGGCGACCGACGCCGACCTGTGGGTCATGGCGCCGATGGTCTCCACAGTGGAAGAGACCGAGTACTTCGTGACTCTTGCACGTGACTACGGCATCAAGACCGCCGGCGTCATGGTCGAGGTGCCGTCGTCGGCGATCATGGCCGACAAGGTGCTCGCGATCGCGGACTTCGCCTCGATCGGCACGAACGACCTGACGCAGTACACACTCGCCGCCGACCGCCTGCTCGGCTCGGTCGCCTCGTTCCAGGACCCCTGGCATCCGGCAGTCCTCAGCCTCGTCAAGGCCACCGCCGACGGCGGCGCGGCCAACGGCAAGCCGGTCGGCATCTGCGGCGAAGCCGCCGCCGACCCGCTGCTGGCCGTCGTGCTGGTCGGTCTCGGCGCCGCCACCCTGTCGATGGCGCCCACGGCTCTCGCCGACGTGCGCGCCAGCCTGCTGCAGTACACCCGCGACGATGCCGAGCGCATCGCCGCAGCCGCCCTCGCCGCGAGCGACGCGGCATCCGCCCGAACTGCGGCGCAAGCCGCGGCCGAAACGCCCGCGGACTGA
- a CDS encoding PTS mannitol transporter subunit IICB — protein MTTASTPATGTNKARVGVQRFGTYLSGMIMPNIPALIAWGIFTAFFIDVGWTPNADLATIVGPFIHYLLPLIIAYTGGTIVYGVRGGVVASIATMGAIAGSDLLVANFNAALAAGEKELGQVHMFIGAMIMAPIAAYTMKWLDSLWEGKIKAGFEMLVNMFSSGIWGFVMAVVGFYPIAWLVNGLMQALGNAVNWLVEANLLPLTSILIEPAKVFFLNNAINHGVLTPLGIQQATEEGSSILFLLEANPGPGVGLLLAFTFFGLGAARASAPGAAVIQFFGGIHEVYFPYALMKPVLIVALIAGGMTGVTTNMLLGGALRAPAAPGSIIAVLAQTANGAYFAVILSVVLSAAVTFIVSAVILRASRKRDLAAMAASDDAFGAAITQTEAAKGKSSDALSGLRGGAATAAGAGIEPATMAVKDIKNIVFACDAGMGSSAMGASVLRNKIKKAGIEGVTVTNKAIANLDASADLVITQNQLTDRARGTAPDAVHVSVDNFMNSPKYDEVVELVVDQQKGDA, from the coding sequence ATGACAACGGCGTCAACGCCCGCCACGGGCACCAACAAGGCGCGAGTCGGAGTACAGCGCTTCGGCACGTACCTGTCCGGCATGATCATGCCGAACATCCCCGCGCTCATCGCCTGGGGCATCTTCACGGCGTTCTTCATCGACGTGGGCTGGACCCCCAACGCCGATCTCGCGACGATCGTCGGGCCGTTCATCCACTACCTGCTGCCGCTGATCATCGCGTACACCGGCGGCACGATCGTCTACGGCGTCCGCGGCGGCGTGGTGGCCTCGATCGCCACGATGGGCGCCATCGCCGGGTCGGACCTGCTCGTGGCGAACTTCAACGCGGCCCTGGCGGCCGGCGAGAAGGAACTCGGCCAGGTGCACATGTTCATCGGCGCGATGATCATGGCCCCGATCGCGGCGTACACGATGAAGTGGCTCGACAGCCTGTGGGAGGGCAAGATCAAGGCGGGCTTCGAGATGCTCGTCAACATGTTCTCGTCGGGCATCTGGGGGTTCGTGATGGCCGTCGTCGGGTTCTACCCGATCGCCTGGCTGGTCAACGGCCTCATGCAGGCCCTCGGCAACGCGGTCAACTGGCTCGTCGAGGCGAACCTGCTGCCATTGACGAGCATCCTCATCGAGCCGGCGAAGGTCTTCTTCCTCAACAACGCCATCAACCACGGCGTGCTCACCCCGCTCGGCATCCAGCAGGCGACCGAGGAAGGATCGTCGATCCTGTTCCTCCTGGAGGCCAACCCGGGTCCCGGTGTCGGACTGCTGCTCGCGTTCACGTTCTTCGGCCTCGGCGCGGCGCGGGCATCGGCTCCCGGCGCTGCGGTCATCCAGTTCTTCGGCGGCATCCATGAGGTGTACTTCCCGTACGCGCTCATGAAGCCGGTCCTGATCGTGGCGCTCATCGCGGGCGGTATGACGGGTGTCACGACCAACATGCTGCTGGGCGGTGCACTCCGAGCCCCGGCGGCCCCGGGAAGTATCATCGCCGTGCTGGCGCAGACGGCGAACGGCGCCTACTTCGCCGTCATCCTGTCGGTGGTCCTCTCGGCCGCAGTGACGTTCATCGTCTCCGCGGTCATCCTGCGGGCCTCGCGTAAGCGCGACCTCGCGGCGATGGCGGCATCGGACGACGCGTTCGGTGCGGCGATCACGCAGACCGAGGCGGCCAAGGGCAAGTCGTCCGACGCGCTGAGCGGCCTGCGCGGCGGCGCCGCAACGGCTGCCGGCGCCGGCATCGAGCCGGCCACCATGGCGGTCAAGGACATCAAGAACATCGTGTTCGCCTGCGACGCCGGCATGGGCTCGTCCGCGATGGGTGCCAGCGTGCTGCGCAACAAGATCAAGAAGGCCGGCATCGAGGGGGTCACCGTCACCAACAAGGCGATCGCGAACCTCGACGCCTCGGCCGACCTGGTCATCACGCAGAACCAGCTGACCGACCGCGCCCGCGGCACCGCACCCGACGCGGTGCACGTCTCGGTCGACAACTTCATGAACTCGCCGAAGTACGACGAGGTCGTGGAGCTGGTGGTGGATCAGCAGAAGGGCGACGCGTAG
- a CDS encoding PTS sugar transporter subunit IIA, whose amino-acid sequence MAREVLNVGQVRIHSGSVSRDDAMREAADILESAGAVTSAYFDAMQQREQTVSTYMGNELAIPHGTNETKQAILDSALSLVRYDGGVDWDGNAVTFVVGIAGKGDEHLEILSQIALIFSDEDEVEKLKRAQTPEELYGLLASVNEG is encoded by the coding sequence ATGGCACGTGAGGTTCTGAACGTCGGACAGGTGCGGATCCACTCGGGCTCGGTCAGTCGCGACGACGCCATGCGCGAGGCCGCCGACATCCTCGAGTCGGCCGGCGCAGTGACGAGCGCCTACTTCGACGCGATGCAGCAGCGCGAGCAGACGGTGTCCACCTACATGGGCAACGAGCTCGCGATCCCGCACGGGACGAACGAGACGAAGCAGGCCATCCTCGACTCGGCGCTGTCGCTGGTGCGATACGACGGCGGCGTGGACTGGGACGGCAACGCCGTGACCTTCGTCGTCGGCATCGCCGGCAAGGGCGACGAGCACCTCGAGATCCTGTCGCAGATCGCGCTGATCTTCTCGGACGAGGACGAGGTCGAAAAGCTGAAGCGGGCACAGACGCCTGAAGAGCTGTACGGGCTGCTGGCGTCGGTGAACGAAGGATGA
- a CDS encoding mannitol-1-phosphate 5-dehydrogenase — protein MKAVHFGAGNIGRGFVGLLLHEGGYDLVFSDVAGPLVDAINAVDEYTVHEVGEGGTDKVVTGFRALNSAEHPQEVADEVATANVVTTAVGPTVLRFIAPHIVAGLALRDPSAPPLQVMACENAIGATDQLRDEIRAQAGEAWDALAGRAVFANTAVDRIVPAQPEGGGVDVTVEPFFEWAIERPPFGDTPPNIPGAHFVDDLTPYIERKLFTVNTGHATTAYFGAQAGVEKISDALADPAIAEKVAAALEETSALLVAKHGLDPEELAEYRATILQRFANPALPDTVGRVGRQPLRKLSRHERFIGPAAEAAERGLSVDALVAAMGAALAFDDPADEQSVELQQRLRSSDAAELTAAVTGLEPAHPLFPRVLAEVQARQSALR, from the coding sequence ATGAAGGCCGTCCACTTCGGCGCCGGAAACATCGGGCGCGGATTCGTCGGCCTGCTGCTGCACGAGGGCGGGTACGACCTCGTCTTCTCGGACGTGGCGGGGCCGCTCGTCGACGCCATCAACGCCGTCGACGAGTACACGGTGCACGAGGTCGGCGAAGGCGGCACCGACAAGGTCGTGACCGGGTTCCGTGCCCTCAACAGCGCCGAGCACCCGCAGGAGGTGGCCGACGAGGTGGCCACGGCGAACGTGGTGACCACGGCGGTCGGGCCGACAGTGCTCAGGTTCATCGCCCCGCACATCGTCGCCGGGCTCGCGCTGCGCGATCCGTCGGCGCCGCCGTTGCAGGTCATGGCGTGCGAGAACGCGATCGGCGCCACCGACCAGCTGCGCGACGAGATCAGGGCGCAGGCAGGCGAGGCGTGGGACGCGCTGGCCGGACGTGCGGTCTTCGCCAACACCGCGGTCGACCGGATCGTGCCGGCCCAGCCCGAAGGCGGCGGGGTCGACGTGACGGTCGAACCGTTCTTCGAGTGGGCGATCGAGCGGCCGCCGTTCGGCGACACTCCCCCGAACATCCCGGGCGCGCACTTCGTCGACGACCTGACGCCGTACATCGAGCGCAAACTGTTCACCGTGAACACGGGCCACGCGACCACGGCGTACTTCGGTGCGCAGGCCGGGGTGGAGAAGATCTCCGACGCGCTGGCCGACCCGGCGATCGCCGAGAAGGTCGCCGCGGCGCTCGAAGAGACCTCGGCACTGCTGGTCGCCAAGCACGGCCTCGACCCCGAAGAGCTGGCAGAGTACCGAGCGACGATCCTGCAGCGCTTCGCGAACCCGGCGCTGCCGGATACGGTCGGCCGGGTGGGGCGGCAGCCGCTGCGCAAGCTCTCCCGCCACGAGCGCTTCATCGGCCCGGCCGCCGAGGCCGCCGAGCGGGGACTTTCGGTCGATGCCCTGGTCGCCGCGATGGGCGCCGCCCTGGCGTTCGACGACCCGGCCGACGAGCAGTCGGTCGAACTGCAGCAGCGCCTGCGGTCGTCGGATGCCGCAGAGCTCACCGCCGCGGTCACCGGGCTCGAGCCCGCGCATCCGCTGTTCCCCCGCGTGCTCGCCGAGGTGCAGGCTCGCCAGTCCGCCCTGCGTTGA
- a CDS encoding alpha/beta hydrolase — translation MTATSIPPRRRRRILWWVLGTIGGLLVAAVVGIVIWSQVGVYAAEPEPLAAVRADPGIRITDDSAGIIMVPTETASTGEGVVFIPGGKVDPWAYASTLSGLVADDGMTVVITKPWLNLAFFDLRPLTSFTDLAPDVGTWLVGGHSLGGVRACMMATDADGLALFASYCSTDLSDSGLPVLSLSGSEDGLSTPEKIADASDLLPAEAIFTEIPGASHASFGAYGPQAGDGTPTISLEDMTVQITENVGEFAAGGR, via the coding sequence GTGACCGCGACCTCGATTCCCCCGCGCCGCCGTCGACGCATCCTCTGGTGGGTGCTGGGCACCATCGGCGGCCTGCTCGTGGCCGCCGTCGTCGGCATCGTGATCTGGAGCCAGGTCGGCGTCTATGCCGCCGAACCGGAGCCATTGGCAGCCGTCCGCGCGGACCCCGGCATCCGGATCACGGACGACAGCGCCGGCATCATCATGGTGCCGACCGAGACCGCGTCCACGGGCGAAGGGGTCGTGTTCATCCCGGGTGGCAAGGTCGACCCCTGGGCCTACGCGAGCACCCTGTCGGGGCTGGTGGCCGACGACGGCATGACGGTCGTCATCACGAAACCATGGCTCAACCTCGCCTTCTTCGATCTGCGACCGCTGACCTCGTTCACCGATCTCGCCCCCGACGTCGGCACCTGGCTCGTCGGCGGTCACTCGCTTGGTGGCGTACGTGCCTGCATGATGGCGACGGATGCCGACGGCCTGGCCCTGTTCGCCTCGTACTGCTCGACCGATCTCTCCGACTCGGGGTTGCCGGTGTTGAGCCTGTCGGGCAGCGAAGACGGGCTGTCGACGCCTGAGAAGATTGCGGATGCCAGTGATCTGCTGCCGGCGGAGGCCATCTTCACCGAGATCCCCGGCGCCAGTCATGCGTCATTCGGCGCCTATGGCCCGCAGGCCGGCGACGGAACGCCGACGATCTCGCTCGAGGACATGACCGTGCAGATCACCGAGAACGTCGGGGAGTTCGCCGCTGGCGGTCGTTGA
- a CDS encoding flavin-containing monooxygenase has protein sequence MREQRVAIIGAGPSGLSAARALQRAGIAFDGYEASAGVGGLWDIDNPRSTMYESAHLISSRTTTQFAEFPMGTDADYPSHKVLIRYFRDFADHFGLTGRFRFDTKVTAVTRDGEGGWTVTATGPDGETTEHYASVILANGTLAEPNVPTFRGEFTGELLHSSAYKRATQLTGKRILIIGAGNSGCDIAVDAVHHAASVDMSVRRGYYFVPRYLFGRPADTLNQGRPLPAKIKQFVDKRVLQAFTGDPVKFGFPKPDYKIYESHPIVNTLILNHLGQGDLRVRPDIDRFDGDTVHFRDGTNGRYDTVLLATGYTLDYPFASRDDLNWTGFSPDLFLNVFPPSFNGLYVMGMIEASGIGWQGRYEQAELIAAYLTAPADRQAEFRRRVGTEPWPDLTGGYHYLGLERMSYYVNKDAYRRELHRATEWLTDAGTSSPGIHSATATRAAR, from the coding sequence ATGCGGGAGCAACGGGTGGCCATCATCGGCGCCGGTCCGTCGGGGCTGTCGGCCGCCCGTGCGCTGCAGCGGGCCGGCATCGCGTTCGACGGCTACGAGGCCTCGGCCGGCGTCGGCGGGCTCTGGGACATCGACAACCCCCGCTCGACGATGTACGAATCGGCGCACCTGATCTCTTCCCGCACGACGACCCAGTTCGCCGAGTTCCCGATGGGGACGGATGCCGATTATCCGAGCCACAAGGTCCTGATCCGGTACTTCCGCGACTTCGCCGACCACTTCGGCCTCACCGGCCGTTTCCGCTTCGACACCAAGGTCACCGCGGTGACCCGCGACGGCGAAGGCGGCTGGACTGTCACCGCCACCGGGCCAGACGGCGAGACCACCGAGCACTACGCGAGCGTCATCCTCGCCAACGGCACGCTCGCCGAGCCGAACGTCCCGACCTTCCGCGGCGAGTTCACCGGCGAGCTGCTGCACTCGAGCGCCTACAAGCGAGCGACCCAACTCACCGGAAAGCGCATCCTCATCATCGGGGCCGGCAACTCGGGCTGCGACATCGCGGTCGACGCGGTGCACCACGCGGCATCCGTCGACATGAGCGTGCGCCGCGGCTACTACTTCGTGCCCCGGTACCTGTTCGGCCGGCCCGCCGACACCCTCAATCAGGGCCGCCCGCTGCCGGCGAAGATCAAGCAGTTCGTCGACAAGCGCGTGCTGCAGGCGTTCACCGGCGACCCCGTGAAGTTCGGCTTCCCCAAGCCCGACTACAAGATCTACGAGTCGCACCCGATCGTCAACACGCTGATCCTGAACCACCTGGGCCAAGGCGACCTGCGCGTCCGCCCCGACATCGACCGTTTCGACGGTGACACCGTCCACTTCCGTGACGGCACGAACGGCCGGTACGACACGGTCCTGCTCGCCACCGGCTACACGCTCGACTACCCGTTCGCCTCCCGCGACGACCTGAACTGGACCGGCTTCAGCCCGGACTTGTTCCTCAACGTCTTCCCGCCGTCCTTCAACGGCCTGTACGTCATGGGCATGATCGAGGCATCGGGCATCGGCTGGCAGGGCCGCTACGAACAGGCCGAGCTCATCGCCGCCTACCTCACCGCTCCCGCCGACCGGCAGGCCGAGTTCCGCCGTCGCGTCGGCACCGAACCGTGGCCCGATCTCACCGGCGGCTACCACTACCTCGGACTCGAGCGGATGTCGTACTACGTGAACAAAGACGCCTACCGCCGTGAACTCCACCGCGCGACCGAGTGGTTGACGGATGCCGGCACCTCGAGCCCCGGCATCCACTCGGCGACCGCTACACGCGCCGCGCGATAA
- a CDS encoding bile acid:sodium symporter family protein gives MNPDDVVLNFTPGTLMILNVVLGLIMLGIALDTTPEDFKVVARKPKPFVIAILAQLVVLPAVTFGLTLILPIPPSMALGMILVACCPPGNISQVLTHRSGGNVALSVSMTAVGNLIYIFTLPLSLAFWGSLHPTARTLLETVELNPWQMLLEIFLIIGLPFLAGLALRAKFPAFAAKVQPFVKWFSLIALLGFIVGALVGNWTYFVAFLGIIIVVVTIHDAVALAIGYGTAVAGGLGTRERKAVTFEVGIRNAGLGLGIVFAFFGGLGGMAIVAGWWGIWDIVAGLILATLWGRHTKKRTGSATGDASRHARAVGAGATGTDAGAPASGASAAAGAPASGDSAATGAPASGDSAAAGAPASGDSAATRDSAPPAADDLGGEA, from the coding sequence ATGAATCCGGACGACGTCGTCCTGAACTTCACCCCCGGCACGCTCATGATCCTCAACGTCGTGCTCGGACTCATCATGCTCGGCATCGCCCTGGACACCACCCCCGAGGACTTCAAGGTCGTCGCGCGCAAGCCCAAGCCGTTCGTCATCGCGATCCTCGCGCAGCTCGTCGTGCTGCCCGCGGTCACCTTCGGCCTCACCCTGATCCTGCCGATCCCGCCGTCGATGGCACTGGGGATGATCCTCGTGGCGTGCTGCCCGCCGGGAAACATCTCGCAGGTGCTCACCCATCGCTCCGGCGGCAACGTCGCGCTGTCGGTGTCGATGACCGCCGTCGGCAACCTCATCTACATCTTCACGCTGCCCCTGAGCCTCGCGTTCTGGGGGTCGCTGCACCCCACGGCCCGCACCCTGCTGGAGACCGTCGAGCTGAATCCGTGGCAGATGCTGCTGGAGATCTTCCTGATCATCGGCCTGCCGTTCCTGGCCGGCCTGGCACTGCGGGCGAAGTTCCCCGCGTTCGCCGCGAAAGTGCAGCCGTTCGTCAAGTGGTTCTCACTCATCGCGCTGCTCGGCTTCATCGTCGGCGCACTGGTGGGCAACTGGACGTACTTCGTCGCATTCCTCGGCATCATCATCGTCGTCGTCACGATCCACGACGCCGTCGCCCTCGCGATCGGCTACGGGACCGCGGTGGCCGGCGGGCTCGGTACCCGCGAGCGCAAAGCCGTCACGTTCGAGGTCGGTATCCGCAACGCCGGCCTCGGACTGGGCATCGTCTTCGCCTTCTTCGGAGGCCTCGGCGGCATGGCCATCGTCGCCGGCTGGTGGGGTATCTGGGACATCGTCGCCGGCCTCATCCTCGCGACCCTGTGGGGCCGTCACACGAAGAAGCGCACGGGCTCGGCCACCGGCGACGCGTCCCGACACGCACGGGCGGTGGGTGCGGGCGCAACGGGGACGGATGCCGGCGCGCCGGCGTCCGGAGCGTCCGCGGCTGCCGGCGCGCCGGCATCCGGAGACTCCGCGGCCACTGGCGCACCGGCATCCGGAGACTCCGCGGCTGCTGGCGCGCCGGCATCCGGAGACTCCGCGGCCACCCGTGACTCCGCGCCACCCGCGGCCGACGACCTCGGCGGTGAGGCCTGA